In the Telopea speciosissima isolate NSW1024214 ecotype Mountain lineage chromosome 2, Tspe_v1, whole genome shotgun sequence genome, one interval contains:
- the LOC122652485 gene encoding glycine-rich cell wall structural protein 2-like, with translation MASSRVLGLAFLVLLLVDVCLAARSSIYTKAVGKGGGGGGGGSRGSSIGSGSGYGSGSGSGYGGAEGEGYGSGGGGGGGGGGGGGSGSGSGSGFGSGSGSGYGSGEGGGGGRGGGGGGGGGGGGGGGSGYGSGSGSGSGYGSGSGSGFGSGGGKGGGGGGGGGGGGGSGSGSGSGSGYGSGYGSGGGEGGTP, from the coding sequence atGGCGAGTTCAAGAGTGTTGGGTCTTGCATTCTTGGTGTTACTCCTTGTGGACGTCTGCTTAGCAGCAAGGTCTTCTATTTACACCAAGGCTGTTGGTAAAGGAgggggaggtggtggtggtggcagtcgTGGCTCTAGCATTGGTTCGGGTTCTGGTTATGGCTCTGGAAGTGGTTCTGGCTACGGTGGTGCTGAAGGAGAGGGATATggaagtggtggaggtggtggtggtggcggcggagGCGGAGGCGGTTCTGGTTCCGGTAGCGGATCTGGATTTGGttctggatctggatctggataCGGGTCAGGTGAGGGTGGTGGAGGCGGcagaggtggtggaggtggaggtggaggtggaggtggcggAGGTGGAGGCTCCGGATATGGGTCTGGCAGCGGTAGTGGCTCTGGGTACGGTTCTGGGAGTGGTAGTGGGTTTGGAAGCGGTGGTGGTAAAGGTGGTGGgggcggtggtggcggtggaggtggtggtggcagtggttcGGGTTCCGGCAGTGGCTCTGGCTATGGGTCAGGGTATGGCTCCGGCGGTGGCGAAGGAGGAACACCTTGA